One genomic window of Candidatus Pseudobacter hemicellulosilyticus includes the following:
- a CDS encoding DUF5686 family protein has product MTGIRVFLSFDQTTPVYKHLMRGCGLLLCLLWVQQSQAQKILKGFIKDAHSDERIPFASMKLKSSGTGRVSDSSGSFIFRWDHHWPADTLEVTYVGYQDFLLPIDSALVSKAKGDVIDLTILLERGRYASEVVVKQKIDRGYLMWKRIVKRKPFNDRYRFDNFSYELYNKLEVDLKNIKKEKWKNLPFVKQFNFVLNNIDTTEEGNPFLPVYLTEAISDYYYQKSPRKRREVFKGIKTLGMNNESVSKLLGGMDQNINFYSNFIPVFDKQFVSPISDNGDNYYRYHVLDTQYVNQRRLIHLSFTPKRKGENTFEGDCWVHDTTWAIQKMNLRLSKDANINFVDRLSLIQEYKLISDSVWFLARDKFVVDLSLAGGEKALSAIGRKTTTYEHIVVNDPSVVSELTKNSLIEETILPPAAQQVSDSFWVESRHEELNKNEQALYNTIDTLLKMPEFRRVTRTINFLTTGYRNIGNYEIGPWFNWITYNQQEGFRTRFDLGTNKYFSKDLFLHGYLAYGFKDNILKYQADAQYMISRNPRTYVSASYRYDFDRGQQYYDEISQDNIFALAIRKSGVPVKFLMMDEKKVEFFRDTKMGLSLTVSGAHREYNPVLNLPYKSIFVHNGNPDSTIRSAEFSVRLRYAYLEKFLETTFNRYSMGSEYPIVEFRYTRGMSDVFKSNYNYTKLNASISDYAKIPPMGTLYYNVFAGKTYGKNLPYMLLDVAPGNEIYYYNKYAFNLMNRYEYLHDQYAGVNIEHNIGNGLFRFIPLTRKLKFRQFWSAKALWGSLSEENRQFNTPAGSNYVFESLNGGKTYMELGTGVDNIFKLFRLDLIWRVQPRPLPPENVKRFGVFFSFRLAF; this is encoded by the coding sequence ATGACAGGCATTCGCGTATTTTTGAGCTTTGATCAAACCACACCCGTGTATAAACATCTTATGAGAGGCTGCGGACTGTTGCTCTGCCTGTTGTGGGTCCAACAATCCCAGGCGCAGAAAATCCTGAAGGGGTTCATTAAGGATGCGCATAGTGACGAACGTATCCCTTTCGCTTCCATGAAACTCAAAAGCAGCGGTACCGGCCGGGTCAGCGACTCTTCCGGCAGCTTTATCTTCCGCTGGGACCACCACTGGCCGGCAGATACCCTTGAAGTCACCTATGTAGGCTACCAGGACTTTCTCCTGCCCATTGACTCCGCCCTGGTCAGCAAAGCTAAAGGCGATGTCATTGACCTCACCATCCTCCTGGAAAGAGGCCGCTATGCCAGCGAAGTAGTGGTAAAACAAAAGATAGACCGCGGCTACCTGATGTGGAAACGCATCGTGAAACGCAAACCCTTCAACGACCGCTACCGCTTCGATAATTTCTCCTACGAGCTATACAATAAACTGGAAGTAGACCTCAAGAATATCAAAAAAGAAAAATGGAAGAACCTGCCCTTCGTCAAGCAGTTCAATTTTGTACTCAACAATATTGATACTACCGAAGAAGGCAACCCCTTCCTGCCTGTATACCTCACCGAAGCCATCTCTGATTACTACTACCAGAAATCACCCCGGAAAAGACGTGAGGTCTTTAAAGGCATCAAGACCCTGGGCATGAACAATGAAAGCGTGTCCAAACTCCTGGGCGGCATGGACCAGAACATCAATTTCTACAGCAACTTCATTCCCGTTTTCGATAAACAGTTCGTCAGCCCCATCAGTGATAATGGCGATAACTACTACCGCTATCACGTACTGGACACCCAATACGTGAACCAGCGCCGGCTGATCCACCTATCTTTCACGCCTAAACGAAAAGGCGAGAATACTTTTGAAGGGGATTGCTGGGTGCATGATACCACCTGGGCTATACAGAAAATGAACCTGCGCCTTTCCAAAGACGCCAATATCAATTTCGTAGACCGGCTCAGCCTGATCCAGGAATACAAGCTGATCAGCGATAGCGTCTGGTTCCTGGCCCGCGATAAATTTGTGGTGGACCTCTCCCTTGCCGGCGGTGAGAAAGCCCTCTCCGCCATTGGCCGCAAGACCACCACCTATGAACATATTGTGGTGAATGATCCCTCCGTAGTCAGTGAGCTGACCAAAAACAGTCTTATTGAAGAAACCATCCTGCCCCCTGCTGCACAGCAGGTCTCCGATTCTTTCTGGGTGGAATCACGCCACGAAGAGCTGAACAAGAACGAGCAGGCGCTCTATAATACCATTGATACCCTGCTGAAGATGCCGGAATTCCGCCGCGTCACCAGGACCATCAACTTCCTCACCACCGGTTACCGGAACATAGGCAACTATGAAATTGGCCCCTGGTTCAACTGGATCACCTATAACCAGCAGGAAGGATTCCGGACCCGCTTTGACCTGGGCACCAATAAATATTTCAGCAAGGACCTGTTCCTGCACGGCTACCTGGCCTATGGCTTTAAGGACAACATCCTGAAATACCAGGCCGATGCCCAATACATGATCAGCCGTAACCCGCGGACCTATGTATCGGCCTCCTACCGCTATGATTTTGACCGGGGCCAGCAATATTATGATGAGATCAGCCAGGACAATATCTTCGCTCTCGCCATCCGCAAATCAGGCGTTCCCGTTAAGTTCCTGATGATGGATGAAAAGAAAGTGGAATTCTTCCGCGATACCAAAATGGGGCTCAGCCTTACTGTTTCCGGGGCACACCGTGAATACAATCCCGTGCTGAACCTGCCGTATAAATCCATCTTTGTACACAATGGCAACCCTGACTCCACTATCCGCAGCGCTGAATTTTCCGTTCGCCTCCGGTACGCCTACCTGGAGAAATTCCTGGAGACCACTTTCAACCGCTACAGCATGGGCAGTGAGTACCCCATCGTGGAATTCCGGTATACCAGGGGTATGAGCGATGTGTTCAAAAGCAATTACAATTATACCAAGCTAAACGCCAGCATATCCGACTACGCCAAGATCCCGCCAATGGGAACGCTGTATTATAATGTATTTGCCGGGAAGACCTACGGGAAAAATCTGCCCTATATGCTGCTGGACGTAGCCCCAGGTAACGAGATCTATTACTATAACAAATATGCGTTCAACCTCATGAACCGGTATGAATACCTCCATGACCAGTATGCCGGCGTGAACATAGAGCACAATATCGGGAACGGCCTGTTCCGCTTTATTCCGTTGACCCGCAAGCTTAAGTTCCGCCAGTTCTGGAGCGCCAAAGCATTATGGGGCAGCCTGAGCGAAGAGAACAGGCAGTTCAATACGCCGGCAGGATCTAACTATGTATTTGAATCCCTCAATGGGGGGAAGACCTATATGGAACTGGGCACAGGGGTAGATAATATCTTCAAGCTCTTCCGCCTGGATCTCATCTGGCGGGTACAGCCCCGGCCACTGCCCCCGGAGAATGTTAAACGCTTTGGCGTGTTCTTCAGCTTCCGGCTGGCATTCTAA
- a CDS encoding DUF4173 domain-containing protein, whose translation MNKPINRALPVLLGAFLFSIIFWQEKLGVNTLLFGTFISAAIFYLYPGSLRSRAVAWLLLGQLACLAMVLLHNTLLSKIGFAVTLTLMAVFAEYKHRSPWFATGSLLTSILFFPASLLETMQGSRQRPARKSNSRFFILIRLSLLPLLLAAAFFLIYFSANKVFQDMTTHLLYYLNYAWLFLAAYLSWQWLLLLLLGLLICTIILLKSKTAYFSKKDQSMKDDLQRTRRTLARRMRQPVFSLMETVMGRLARGPLALKYAHSMGAFSLALLNILLLVVNSIDIRFLWLNQARNQEIPLYQQLHEGTGLLTLSILLAMLVLLCFFRGNLNFYSKNGWLKFGAYCWILQNGLLTASVFLRDYDYIQQYGLTYKRLGVLFFLLMVLTGLLTVLVKIAQKKTSYFLFRVNAWAAVVVLVAACGINWDQWIARYNLQHRDRVPLDLVFLLNLSDKTLPLLHQYKDALVERQAELDRGQPASALITLGNSPAYLIQQLEQREQQFLQKQQQFSWLSWNYADAAVRNYLLAGNTVLPLQKP comes from the coding sequence ATGAACAAGCCTATCAACAGAGCCTTGCCCGTACTGCTGGGCGCTTTCCTGTTCAGTATTATCTTCTGGCAGGAAAAACTGGGCGTCAATACCTTACTCTTTGGGACCTTTATCAGCGCAGCCATTTTTTACCTGTACCCTGGCTCACTCCGGAGCCGGGCGGTGGCCTGGCTGCTGCTGGGCCAGCTGGCTTGTCTGGCCATGGTCCTTCTCCACAACACCCTGCTCAGCAAGATCGGCTTTGCCGTGACCCTGACCCTGATGGCGGTCTTTGCTGAATACAAGCACCGCTCCCCCTGGTTTGCCACGGGCTCCTTACTGACCAGTATCTTGTTCTTCCCGGCATCACTGCTGGAAACCATGCAGGGCAGCCGCCAACGGCCAGCCCGGAAAAGCAATAGCCGCTTTTTTATCCTGATCCGGCTTTCCCTGCTGCCCCTGTTATTAGCTGCCGCTTTTTTCCTGATCTATTTCTCCGCCAATAAGGTTTTCCAGGACATGACCACGCACCTCCTGTATTACCTCAACTATGCCTGGTTATTCCTGGCGGCTTATCTTTCCTGGCAGTGGCTGCTCCTGTTATTGCTGGGGCTGCTGATCTGCACCATTATCCTGCTGAAAAGCAAAACTGCTTACTTCTCAAAGAAAGACCAGTCCATGAAAGACGATCTTCAACGCACCAGAAGGACCCTGGCCCGGCGAATGCGGCAGCCTGTGTTCAGTTTGATGGAAACCGTTATGGGCCGGCTGGCCCGGGGACCTCTGGCGTTGAAGTATGCACACAGCATGGGCGCTTTCAGCCTGGCCCTGCTCAATATCCTGCTGCTGGTTGTCAATAGCATTGATATCCGCTTTCTCTGGCTCAACCAGGCCCGTAACCAGGAGATCCCGCTTTACCAGCAGCTGCATGAAGGTACAGGGCTGCTGACCCTTTCCATCCTGCTGGCCATGCTGGTACTGCTTTGCTTCTTCAGGGGCAACCTGAATTTCTACAGTAAGAACGGCTGGCTGAAATTTGGCGCCTATTGCTGGATATTACAGAACGGGCTGCTCACCGCTTCGGTATTCCTGCGTGATTATGATTATATCCAACAGTATGGGCTAACCTATAAGCGATTGGGTGTATTGTTCTTCCTGCTGATGGTGCTGACAGGACTGCTGACCGTACTGGTCAAAATAGCGCAAAAGAAAACCAGTTATTTCCTGTTCCGTGTCAATGCCTGGGCTGCTGTTGTAGTGCTGGTGGCAGCCTGCGGGATCAACTGGGACCAGTGGATTGCCCGCTACAACCTGCAGCACCGGGACCGGGTGCCGCTGGACCTGGTCTTCCTGCTGAACCTGTCTGATAAAACCCTGCCCCTCCTGCACCAGTACAAGGATGCCCTGGTGGAAAGGCAGGCGGAGCTGGATCGCGGGCAACCCGCCAGCGCCCTGATCACCCTGGGTAACAGCCCGGCCTACCTGATCCAGCAACTGGAGCAGCGGGAACAGCAATTCCTGCAAAAGCAGCAGCAATTCAGCTGGCTGTCCTGGAACTATGCAGATGCGGCGGTCCGCAATTACCTGCTGGCCGGCAATACCGTCTTACCTCTTCAAAAACCATAA
- a CDS encoding M28 family peptidase: MRKYLFLTVLIAGVTQGRAQEAAPDVFPAINQEVLAHSAAFELLGQSAATIGHRLTGSANGRKAEQFVYDQLKGYGFTRKELRFQPFEVTSWSRGTVQLGLVQTGTTDTQLLRTVTLAHSPVSVNLQGELVDMGNGLEADYLQDPGKVKGKIVLASLQLMPGSAEGLRNLHRSEKTALAIKYGATGMILYNGVKNGVLLTGTASVTGQLNPIPALCITYEDGIHLQDLLKNTGYTAHISMSNYSGPIKARNVIASIPGTTYPKEKIIVCGHLDSWDLATGATDNGLGAFAIVDMARTFKKLHLRAERTIEFVLFMGEEQGLLGSTAYVEKAVKDGSLDQVKYVLNFDMAGNPVGFVANGRKEAGDFFVSTGAALHAIDTVFSNKSSAGNAGLHSDHEPFLLQGIPTATSVSNMPSSIYGCYHADCDDMPLIKKEWMVNQVRFSCMMIYTLANARALPALRQTDAETKQFLVDNKLKEALQIAGHWRWKD, translated from the coding sequence ATGAGAAAATATTTGTTTTTGACAGTCCTGATCGCCGGCGTTACCCAGGGCCGGGCGCAGGAGGCCGCTCCGGACGTTTTTCCTGCCATCAACCAGGAAGTACTGGCCCATTCCGCTGCTTTTGAATTGCTGGGCCAATCCGCCGCCACTATCGGTCACCGGTTGACCGGTTCCGCCAATGGCCGGAAAGCAGAACAATTTGTCTATGATCAGCTGAAAGGATATGGGTTTACCCGTAAGGAACTTCGTTTCCAGCCTTTTGAAGTCACCAGCTGGAGCCGGGGAACGGTACAACTGGGGCTGGTGCAAACGGGTACTACTGATACGCAATTGCTGCGAACGGTGACCCTGGCGCATTCTCCTGTTTCGGTCAACCTGCAGGGTGAGCTGGTAGATATGGGTAATGGCCTGGAGGCCGATTATCTCCAGGATCCCGGTAAGGTGAAAGGAAAGATCGTACTGGCTTCCCTGCAACTGATGCCGGGTAGTGCCGAAGGATTGCGGAACCTGCACCGTTCGGAAAAAACAGCCCTGGCCATTAAATACGGCGCTACGGGGATGATCCTTTATAACGGGGTGAAGAATGGTGTGCTGCTTACCGGTACAGCTTCGGTGACGGGACAGCTCAATCCCATTCCTGCACTCTGTATCACTTATGAAGATGGGATCCACTTACAGGACCTGCTAAAGAACACAGGCTATACAGCACATATCAGCATGAGTAATTACAGCGGCCCTATCAAAGCCCGGAATGTTATAGCCAGTATCCCGGGTACTACATATCCTAAAGAGAAGATCATTGTTTGCGGCCACCTGGATAGCTGGGACCTGGCCACCGGGGCTACGGACAATGGACTGGGCGCTTTTGCCATAGTGGATATGGCGCGTACTTTTAAAAAGCTCCACCTGCGTGCAGAGCGCACTATTGAATTTGTGCTGTTCATGGGAGAAGAGCAGGGACTGCTGGGCTCAACAGCCTATGTGGAGAAAGCGGTGAAGGACGGCAGTCTTGACCAGGTGAAGTATGTACTCAATTTTGATATGGCGGGCAACCCGGTGGGATTTGTGGCCAATGGCAGAAAGGAGGCCGGAGATTTTTTTGTCAGTACCGGTGCGGCATTGCATGCCATTGATACGGTTTTCTCCAATAAAAGCAGTGCGGGAAATGCCGGGCTGCACAGTGATCATGAGCCCTTCCTGCTGCAGGGCATTCCTACTGCCACTTCCGTCAGCAATATGCCTTCCTCCATCTATGGTTGTTACCATGCTGACTGTGATGATATGCCCCTGATCAAAAAAGAATGGATGGTGAACCAGGTCCGGTTCAGCTGTATGATGATCTATACACTGGCCAATGCCCGCGCCTTGCCGGCCCTGCGGCAGACAGATGCAGAAACAAAACAGTTCCTGGTTGATAACAAACTGAAAGAAGCGTTACAGATTGCGGGCCACTGGCGGTGGAAGGACTAA
- a CDS encoding TraB/GumN family protein — translation MTLDPRSFFTLLVFILAGTASSFAQEPPSASSSSLSPVEVKGRPAPGLLWRISGKGLQQPSYLYGTMHLYDKRVFNFTDSLYAAIERSQGFAMEIHPDSAMQEFFRQEEPDASGRKLLKEVMPPADFAKVRQKLQQVFHKAPEKVTLKEYNSYQGNYSRYAEDRERMPTSMDVWLYNLARRQGKWVGGVEDVSDQWQLEENNKPRGSVNDFLTGNNRLEQQVEKMTQLYLANDLAAIWAYIKTQNAIEQDPVNIRRNQKMARRIDSLVRIRSMVFALGTAHLPGEAGVISLLRKNGYTVEPVFSGRRTPATDYRYASRQLPWVPVHAMNSLYTVEMPGEPHQKDTTSSASAVNLYADATTNLLYAAMSLAGEQTRNRDSIISAMLKAMGLTRTEVKPQPIRQDGLEGVELMGYGPALRARVRIFFSELARYAIMVGSETNGDLQGEDAERFFRSFVMHSFKKRTGNDWFTYNNLEYGISLPMPGVPYQETALSEDSAFSISQFTYTLWGQTATFKCIVQEVRNNYYLTGDTSLLNQYPQGIASLEQARLISTRPVTIQGYPGLFTEFMSYANHDSAYCKVLNLHRGNRIIFLMAVVSRQAEFQDRINLFFDQFRFIPVREASWSMQSSPDNSFSAWAPAPINNASHTEYSPKTNGIMYVIFDKAVPTTYFIRKFPLAPYYWAGSDSSYYHRRLQSFLEDEETDTLLWEKRVSNGPYKGYEGMIRLGDNHNLKKVRTLIAGDTLYELYGQAPEDSWETDDRKQFFEKFVINTPYKPTTVFTEKKEALLAALKDPARNREAVAAIAMINWTAKDLPWLYKAMLDDYPGDGQETINNLFFEKVGIINDPSTETFVQQAWTTLPVSSERYRYQLLALLAQRQTPQAMQLMKQLLLQHPPSAGSPWALFSRLQSNPALLAPVFPDLLPLLADTLAGRILIVFADKLLDSSLLTGSTLLRNKKELYTQAEYVLRTLNNGGTTEFWYGTHLFRVLGRLKEYKWLKQFTRQPDNRHALKAAMQLLQQKQRVDAAVLKRLAADSSWRLQLYQELESLQQESLFPQEYYSQAAFGESELVMAQPEEGLVKISYLGEELADLVGQPRKFLLYRLDFAGEKGTASHLGIAGPYAPGSTKPWSELEATGVLWSRPFDPARLKADLDLYLKELIEKKQ, via the coding sequence ATGACGCTTGATCCCAGATCTTTCTTCACCCTGCTGGTTTTTATCCTGGCAGGAACTGCTTCCAGTTTTGCTCAGGAGCCGCCATCTGCTTCCTCTTCCTCACTGTCCCCTGTTGAGGTGAAAGGCCGGCCTGCGCCCGGTCTGTTATGGCGTATCAGCGGCAAGGGATTGCAACAACCTTCTTATTTATATGGCACCATGCACCTGTATGATAAACGGGTGTTCAATTTTACGGACTCGCTCTATGCAGCCATTGAGCGGTCGCAGGGATTTGCTATGGAGATCCATCCCGATTCTGCCATGCAGGAATTTTTCCGGCAGGAGGAGCCGGACGCATCCGGGCGCAAATTGCTGAAGGAAGTGATGCCGCCTGCGGATTTTGCAAAGGTCCGGCAAAAGCTGCAACAGGTTTTCCATAAAGCGCCGGAGAAAGTAACGCTCAAAGAATACAATTCCTACCAGGGTAATTATTCCAGGTATGCGGAAGACAGGGAGCGGATGCCCACCAGCATGGATGTCTGGTTGTATAACCTGGCCAGGCGCCAGGGTAAATGGGTGGGTGGTGTGGAAGATGTGAGTGATCAGTGGCAGCTGGAGGAAAATAACAAGCCGCGGGGTTCGGTGAACGATTTCCTTACAGGCAACAACAGGCTGGAGCAACAGGTAGAAAAGATGACCCAGCTGTACCTGGCCAACGACCTGGCCGCCATCTGGGCTTATATAAAAACACAGAACGCTATTGAGCAGGATCCGGTCAATATCCGCCGCAACCAGAAGATGGCGCGGCGGATAGACAGCCTGGTCCGCATCCGGTCCATGGTCTTTGCCCTGGGTACTGCACACCTGCCTGGTGAGGCAGGCGTGATCAGCCTGCTGCGCAAAAATGGGTACACGGTAGAGCCTGTATTCTCCGGCAGGCGGACCCCCGCAACTGATTACCGGTATGCTTCCCGCCAGTTGCCCTGGGTGCCTGTTCATGCCATGAATAGTTTGTACACGGTGGAGATGCCTGGTGAGCCCCATCAAAAAGATACAACCAGCTCTGCCAGCGCTGTCAATTTATATGCAGACGCCACTACCAATCTTTTATATGCTGCTATGTCCCTGGCCGGTGAGCAAACCCGAAACCGGGACAGCATAATCTCAGCTATGCTGAAAGCGATGGGCCTGACCAGGACGGAGGTTAAGCCACAGCCTATCCGGCAGGATGGATTGGAAGGGGTAGAACTGATGGGCTACGGTCCCGCACTCAGGGCCCGGGTACGGATCTTTTTCAGTGAGCTGGCCAGGTATGCCATAATGGTGGGTTCCGAGACCAATGGCGATCTGCAAGGTGAAGATGCGGAGCGTTTTTTCCGGTCTTTTGTCATGCATTCCTTTAAAAAGAGAACTGGCAACGACTGGTTTACCTATAATAACCTGGAGTATGGTATATCCCTGCCTATGCCGGGCGTGCCTTACCAGGAGACTGCGCTTTCTGAAGATTCCGCTTTCAGTATCAGCCAGTTCACCTACACCCTCTGGGGGCAGACCGCCACTTTCAAATGCATTGTGCAGGAAGTGCGTAACAATTATTACCTGACCGGCGATACCAGTCTGCTGAACCAGTATCCGCAGGGCATCGCCAGCCTGGAACAGGCCAGGCTGATCAGTACCAGGCCGGTTACCATTCAGGGTTATCCAGGGCTGTTCACCGAGTTCATGTCCTATGCCAATCATGACAGCGCCTATTGCAAAGTGCTGAACCTGCACCGGGGCAACAGGATCATTTTCCTGATGGCGGTGGTGTCCCGGCAGGCTGAATTCCAGGACAGGATCAATCTTTTCTTTGACCAGTTCCGTTTTATCCCGGTCAGGGAGGCAAGCTGGTCCATGCAATCGTCGCCCGATAACAGTTTCAGCGCCTGGGCGCCGGCTCCCATTAATAATGCCTCGCATACGGAGTATTCACCCAAAACTAACGGGATCATGTATGTGATATTTGATAAGGCGGTGCCTACCACATACTTCATCCGCAAGTTCCCGCTGGCCCCTTATTACTGGGCCGGCAGTGATAGCAGTTATTATCACCGGCGCCTGCAATCCTTCCTGGAAGATGAAGAAACGGATACCCTGCTCTGGGAAAAGCGGGTCAGCAATGGCCCTTATAAAGGATATGAAGGGATGATCCGGTTAGGCGATAACCATAACCTGAAAAAAGTACGGACCCTCATTGCCGGCGATACCCTATATGAGCTCTATGGACAGGCCCCGGAAGATTCCTGGGAAACCGACGACCGGAAACAGTTCTTCGAAAAATTTGTCATTAACACTCCTTATAAGCCCACTACCGTTTTCACAGAAAAAAAAGAAGCGTTGCTGGCAGCGCTGAAAGACCCGGCCCGGAACAGGGAGGCGGTGGCTGCAATAGCCATGATTAACTGGACCGCTAAAGACCTACCCTGGTTATATAAGGCGATGCTGGATGATTATCCCGGGGACGGACAGGAGACTATCAACAACCTTTTCTTTGAAAAGGTGGGGATCATTAATGATCCTTCTACGGAGACCTTTGTTCAACAGGCCTGGACAACGTTGCCGGTTTCCAGCGAACGGTACCGGTATCAGCTGCTGGCCCTGCTGGCACAACGCCAGACGCCCCAGGCCATGCAATTGATGAAACAGCTGCTGTTGCAGCATCCGCCATCTGCCGGCAGCCCCTGGGCCTTGTTCAGTCGGCTGCAAAGCAATCCCGCTCTGCTGGCGCCGGTTTTCCCGGACCTGCTGCCCTTGCTGGCGGATACCCTGGCGGGCCGGATCCTTATAGTCTTTGCTGACAAGCTCCTGGATAGTAGCCTGCTGACCGGCTCTACCCTGCTCCGCAATAAAAAAGAACTTTATACACAGGCTGAATATGTGCTGCGCACACTCAACAACGGGGGGACCACCGAGTTCTGGTATGGCACTCACCTGTTCAGGGTACTGGGCAGGCTGAAGGAATACAAGTGGTTGAAGCAATTTACCCGGCAGCCCGACAACAGGCATGCGCTCAAAGCAGCTATGCAGCTCCTGCAGCAAAAGCAGCGGGTGGACGCGGCTGTCCTGAAGCGTCTTGCAGCCGACAGCAGCTGGCGTTTGCAACTCTATCAGGAACTGGAATCCCTGCAGCAGGAATCGCTCTTTCCGCAGGAATATTATAGCCAGGCTGCATTTGGAGAAAGCGAACTGGTGATGGCTCAACCAGAAGAGGGGCTGGTGAAGATCAGTTACCTGGGTGAGGAACTGGCAGACCTGGTAGGGCAGCCCCGGAAATTTCTCCTGTACCGGCTCGATTTTGCCGGCGAAAAAGGTACTGCCTCCCATCTTGGTATTGCAGGCCCTTATGCGCCGGGCTCTACCAAACCCTGGTCTGAACTGGAAGCTACAGGGGTATTGTGGTCCCGACCCTTTGATCCGGCCAGGCTCAAAGCCGATCTGGATCTGTACCTGAAAGAATTGATCGAAAAGAAGCAATAA
- a CDS encoding MBL fold metallo-hydrolase: MLTVNVFTFSPIQENTYVISNERGDCIIVDPGCYFDHERNELMSFIQGERLRPKYLLNTHGHLDHVFGVQFIYETYGLKPHLHPTEKIVFDYAPVSATKYGLSFPHYTGDLLNLREGDTIRLGEDAFTVLFTPGHSPGHVVFYCKAQAFVIGGDVLFRESIGRTDLPGGDYATLERSIREQLYTLPDETIIYPGHGPATTIGHEKKQNPFVKEA, from the coding sequence ATGCTTACTGTGAACGTTTTTACCTTCAGTCCCATCCAGGAGAATACCTATGTTATTTCCAATGAACGGGGGGATTGTATTATTGTGGACCCAGGCTGCTATTTTGACCATGAACGCAATGAGCTGATGAGCTTTATCCAGGGCGAACGGCTTCGCCCTAAATATTTGTTAAATACCCACGGTCACCTGGACCATGTGTTCGGTGTCCAGTTCATTTATGAGACCTACGGGTTGAAACCGCACCTTCATCCCACGGAAAAGATCGTGTTTGACTATGCGCCTGTTTCGGCCACAAAGTACGGCTTATCTTTCCCGCATTATACCGGCGACCTGCTAAATTTACGCGAAGGTGATACGATACGGTTGGGTGAAGATGCGTTTACTGTCCTGTTTACACCCGGTCATTCCCCCGGCCACGTGGTCTTTTACTGCAAAGCACAGGCCTTTGTCATTGGAGGGGATGTCCTTTTCCGGGAAAGTATTGGCCGGACGGACCTGCCTGGCGGCGATTACGCCACCCTGGAGCGCAGCATCCGGGAGCAGCTGTACACCCTGCCGGATGAAACCATTATCTACCCGGGTCATGGACCAGCCACTACCATTGGCCATGAGAAAAAGCAGAATCCTTTTGTGAAAGAGGCCTGA
- a CDS encoding transcriptional regulator, with protein MKNPIGNLNKVFDSRIRLGVMSILMVNEEISFNDLKQMMEVTDGNLASHLVNLEENGFIKVHKGFIGRKTNTTYSITKAGEKAFRDHIDALENMIRGMK; from the coding sequence ATGAAGAACCCGATCGGTAATCTCAATAAAGTATTCGACAGTCGCATTCGCCTGGGGGTGATGAGCATCCTCATGGTGAATGAGGAGATCAGCTTCAATGATCTCAAGCAGATGATGGAGGTCACCGATGGTAACCTGGCCTCCCACCTGGTGAACCTGGAAGAGAATGGGTTCATCAAAGTACATAAGGGATTCATAGGACGGAAGACCAATACCACCTATTCCATTACCAAGGCAGGAGAGAAAGCGTTCAGGGATCATATAGATGCATTGGAGAATATGATCCGCGGTATGAAATAA
- a CDS encoding diacylglycerol kinase family protein has protein sequence MKSDNFSIYARLRSFRFAWNGIRIMLYREHNARVHLVATIAVALMAIVFGVTRQELLALLFAVGFVWMAELLNTCVEKLSDFISRDRHPEIGFIKDMAAGAVLVAAVTALATGAIVFIPKLMAG, from the coding sequence ATGAAATCGGATAACTTTTCTATTTATGCGCGCCTCCGAAGCTTTCGTTTTGCATGGAATGGCATCCGTATTATGCTATACCGTGAACACAATGCCAGGGTTCACCTGGTAGCTACCATTGCTGTAGCCCTGATGGCTATTGTATTTGGAGTTACCAGGCAGGAACTGCTGGCATTGCTGTTTGCCGTAGGCTTTGTATGGATGGCCGAACTGCTGAATACCTGCGTGGAGAAGCTAAGTGATTTCATCTCGCGGGATCGGCACCCCGAGATCGGGTTTATTAAAGACATGGCGGCAGGCGCCGTATTGGTTGCTGCCGTCACCGCTCTGGCCACAGGCGCTATCGTATTTATTCCCAAACTGATGGCAGGCTAA